The Grus americana isolate bGruAme1 unplaced genomic scaffold, bGruAme1.mat scaffold_848, whole genome shotgun sequence genome has a segment encoding these proteins:
- the LOC129201205 gene encoding olfactory receptor 14A16-like, with the protein MMGQGKVSLRPNTVSERRKATAGKKCPSPAAGEGISDSFSLFHSRFPRSPRDTWREPRGGRESAALGWSSAAELGWAPGMEGAHVPQAQSEQMSNSSSITQFLLLAFADTRELQLLHFGLFLGIYLAALLGNGLIITAIACDHHLHTPMYFFLLSLSVLDLGCISTTLPKAMANSLWDTRVISHSGCAAQLFLFVFFISAEYCLLTVMAYDRYVAICKPLHYGTLLGSRACAHMAAAAWGSGFLNALLHTANTFSLPLCHGNAVDQFFCEIPQILKLSCSDAYLREVGLLVVSACLAFGCFVFIVVSYVQIFRAVLRIPSEQGRHKAFSTCLPHLAVVSLFISTGPFAHLKPLSVSSTTLDLVVAVLYSVVPPSVNPLIYSMRNQELKDAVWKLMTGCYSEAKNCPSSA; encoded by the exons ATGATGGGACAAGGAAAAGTTAGTCTTAGACCTAACACCGTCTCTGAGAGGAGAAAAGCCACTGCTGGAAAGAAgtgtccttccccagctgcGGGAGAGGGCATCAGTGAttccttcagcctgtttcacagcaggttcccccggagccccagggacacctggagggagcccagagggggcagagaaagtgctgccttgggctggtcctctgctgctgagctgggctgggctcctgggatggagggagctcatg ttccccaagcccagagtgaacaaatgtccaacagcagctccatcacccagttcctcctcctggcattcgcagacacacgggagctgcagctcttgcacttcgggctcttcctgggcatctacctggctgcgctcctgggaaacggcctcatcatcaccgccatagcctgtgaccaccacctccacacccccatgtacttcttcctcctcagcctcTCTGTTCTTGACCTTGGctgcatctccaccactctccccaaagccatggccaattccctctgggacaccagggtcATCTCCCactcaggatgtgctgcacagctctttctgtttgtttttttcatttcagcagagtattgtcttctcaccgtcatggcctatgaccgctacgttgccatctgcaaacccctgcactacgggaccctcctgggcagcagagcttgtgcccacatggcagcagctgcctggggcagtgggtttctcaatgctctgctgcacacggccaatacattttccctacccctctgccacggcaatgctgtggaccagttcttctgtgaaatcccccagatcctcaagctctcctgctcagatgcctacctcagggaagttggccTTCTTGTGGTCAGTGCCTGTTTagcctttgggtgttttgttttcattgtggtgtcctatgtgcagatcttcagggccgtgctgaggatcccctctgagcagggacggcacaaagccttttccacgtgcctccctcacctggccgtggtctccctgtttatcagcactggaCCTTTTGCCCACCTGAAGcccctgtctgtctcctccacaACCCTGGATCTcgtggtggcagttctgtactcggtggtacctccatctgtgaaccccctcatctacagcatgaggaaccaggagctcaaggatgcagtgtggaaactgatgACCGGATGttattcagaagcaaaaaactgCCCCTCTTCTGCATAG
- the LOC129201206 gene encoding olfactory receptor 14C36-like — protein MSNSSSITQFLLLAFADTRELQLLHFGLFLGIYLAALLGNGLIITAIACDHHLHTPMYFFLLNLSVLDLCCISTTLPKAMANSLWDTRVISHSGCAAQLFLFVFFISAEYFLLTVMAYDRYVAICKPLHYGTLLGSRACAHMAAAAWGSGFLHALLHTANTFSLPLCHSNAVDQFFCEIPQILKLSCSDAYLREAGLLVVSVCLAFGCFVFIVVSYVQIFRAVLRIPSEQGRHKAFSTCLPHLAVVSLFISTGMFTYLKPPSVSSAILNLMVSLLYSVLPPSVNPLIYSMRNQQLKDALKKLFQSVVFQKE, from the coding sequence atgtccaacagcagctccatcacccagttcctcctcctggcattcgcagacacacgggagctgcagctcttgcacttcgggctcttcctgggcatctacctggctgcgctcctgggaaacggcctcatcatcaccgccatagcctgtgaccaccacctccacacccccatgtacttcttcctcctcaacctctctgTTCTTGACCTGTGctgcatctccaccactctccccaaagccatggccaattccctctgggacaccagggtcATCTCCCactcaggatgtgctgcacagctctttctgtttgtttttttcatttcagcagagtattttctcctcaccgtcatggcctatgaccgctacgttgccatctgcaaacccctgcactacgggaccctcctgggcagcagagcttgtgcccacatggcagcagctgcctggggcagtgggtttctccaTGCCCTGCTGCACActgccaatacattttccctacccctctgccacagcaatgctgtggaccagttcttctgtgaaatcccccagatcctcaagctctcctgctcagatgcctacctcagggaagctgggcttcttgtggttagtgtctgtttagcctttgggtgttttgttttcattgtggtgtcctatgtgcagatcttcagggctgtgctgaggatcccctctgagcagggacggcacaaagccttttccacgtgcctccctcacctggccgtggtctccctgtttatcagcactggcatgttcacctacctgaagcccccgtCTGTCTCCTCCGCGATCCTGAATCTCATGGTGTCACTTCTGTACTCGGTTTTACCTCCATctgtgaaccccctcatctacagcatgaggaaccagcaACTCAAAGACGCACTGAAGAAGCTGTTTCAATCAGTAGTCTTTCAGAAGGAATAA